In a genomic window of Lycium ferocissimum isolate CSIRO_LF1 chromosome 9, AGI_CSIRO_Lferr_CH_V1, whole genome shotgun sequence:
- the LOC132030474 gene encoding uncharacterized protein LOC132030474 has protein sequence MSPPPPPPPSDSTIMDGSNESQLATSCVLVERLRSLEASYVKLREQFKLLLEEKSKYSDEEKIPYAAGGTSSYCGPGIFYSGSPYRNVLEDMGHALYVTKVGTGEIIYWNQAAEKLYGYKDYEVVGQRCTELLVCEEYHELAMHAVKRLSCGQSWSGQFPFKKRTGQIFMAIVTKSLWYEDGDLFGVITVSSDAAFLNKINSEKARTSQSNGQPGGRGINIKSIRWHPHQQQTASSISSLASKVLPLNRGEDARNASANARNGEDADVDAIGGQSQRPPRAPAARLSFSLLGRKSRANAQSSEMDDIAQPSKLVAKVMSKLHITGFGTIGGEKCGNIQQNGHYKTNANEDVTEPNSPSASEGKYSHVLDAYHDFQNILKGSCFTQRRTFSPENAHLSSTYVVEGPIATSSRKFVECPKAFKSPEQLPRSCFQINDNYLKPQIGNSKLSAIENSSRQQLENQQFRKLGVSNRNSNGSSSNKYENESSLIVNCEIFWEDISLKEEIGQGAYGVVYRGIWKGSDVAVKVYFGNQCGETTLLDYKKEIDIMKRLRHPNVLLFMGAVSSQEKLAIVTEYLPRGSLFKALHRNNQPLDLKRRLRMALDVARGMNYLHRRNPPIVHRDLKSSNLLVDKSWTVKVGDFGLSKLKHATFLTANSGRGTPQWMAPEVLRNEPSTEKSDVFSFGVILWELMTVSIPWKDLNPLQVVGVVGFMDGRLDIPQKLDPRVSPIIVDCWQSSPELRPSFEDISRRMTEIILSLGGLTSRKNSGGLISSSV, from the exons AtgtcaccaccaccaccaccaccaccatcggATTCCACCATCATGGACGGTTCCAATGAGTCACAATTGGCTACGTCCTGTGTTCTTGTTGAACGGTTGCGATCATTAGAAGCGAGTTATGTGAAACTTAGGGAACAATTTAAATTacttttggaagaaaagagtaAGTATTCAGATGAAGAGAAGATACCATATGCCGCTGGTGGTACATCGTCGTATTGTGGTCCTGGAATTTTCTACTCAGGGAGTCCGTATAGAAATGTGCTTGAAGATATGGGACATGCACTTTACGTTACTAAAGTTGGTACAGGAGAGATCATCTACTG GAATCAAGCAGCTGAGAAACTTTATGGTTATAAAGACTATGAAGTCGTCGGACAAAGGTGTACTGAACTGCTTGTTTGTGAAGAATATCATGAATTGGCTATGCATGCCGTGAAAAGATTGAGCTGTGGACAATCATGGTCTGGTCAGTTTCCTTTTAAGAAGAGGACGGGTCAGATCTTTATGGCAATAGTGACAAAAAGCCTATGGTACGAGGACGGTGATCTTTTCGGTGTTATCACTGTCTCAAGTGATGCAGCCTTTTTAAATAAGATAAACTCAGAAAAAGCAAGAACCTCACAGTCTAATGGACAACCTGGAGGGCGGGGAATAAATATCAAAAGTATCCGATGGCatccacatcaacaacaaaccgcATCGTCTATTTCCAGTCTG GCCTCAAAAGTCTTACCACTCAATCGTGGAGAGGATGCACGCAATGCATCTGCAAATGCGAGAAACGGGGAGGATGCTGACGTAGACGCCATAGGAGGGCAATCACAAAGGCCACCAAGAGCACCC GCTGCACGGCTGAGTTTCAGTTTGCTAGGTAGAAAGAGCAGAGCTAATGCACAAAGCTCAGAGATGGATGATATTGCTCAGCCTTCTAAACTA GTGGCGAAGGTTATGTCGAAGCTACACATTACAGGATTTGGAACCATTGGAGGAGAGAAGTGTGGAAATATTCAACAGAATGGGCACTATAAAACCAACGCGAATGAGGATGTCACAGAACCTAATTCACCATCAGCATCAGAGGGAAAATATAGTCATGTTCTTGATGCCTATCATGATTTTCAGAATATACTGAAAGGATCCTGTTTTACTCAACGAAGAACGTTTTCACCCGAAAATGCACATTTATCATCCACTTATGTTGTAGAGGGTCCTATAGCTACCTCCTCCAGAAAGTTCGTTGAATGTCCTAAGGCTTTCAAATCTCCTGAACAGTTGCCGAGATCTTGTTTCCAAATCAATGATAACTATCTTAAGCCACAAATAGGAAATTCAAAACTTTCAGCGATAGAAAATTCATCTCGACAGCAGTTAGAAAACCAACAGTTCCGGAAGTTGGGAGTGAGCAATAGAAACAGCAATGGAAGTTCATCAAACAAATATGAGAACGAGTCGAGCTTGATAGTAAATTGTGAAATATTTTGGGAGGATATCAGCCTAAAGGAAGAAATTGGACAAG GTGCATATGGTGTTGTGTATCGCGGAATCTGGAAAGGATCG GATGTTGCTGTTAAGGTTTATTTTGGGAACCAATGTGGTGAGACAACTTTGCTTGACTACAAAAAGGAG ATTGACATTATGAAAAGACTTAGACATCCGAACGTGCTATTATTTATGGGAGCAGTGTCTTCACAAGAAAAGCTTGCCATTGTCACCGAGTATTTGCCCAG GGGAAGTCTTTTTAAAGCACTTCACAGGAATAATCAGCCACTAGACCTCAAAAGACGTCTTAGGATGGCCCTTGACGTG GCTAGGGGTATGAATTACTTGCATCGGCGAAACCCTCCTATAGTACATAGAGACCTTAAATCTTCAAACCTGCTGGTGGATAAGAGCTGGACTGTCAAG GTTGGAGATTTTGGCCTTTCCAAATTGAAACATGCTACCTTTCTAACTGCAAATTCTGGACGAGGGACG CCGCAGTGGATGGCTCCTGAAGTACTTAGAAATGAACCTTCAACAGAGAA ATCTGATGTCTTCAGCTTCGGTGTGATCTTATGGGAGCTAATGACTGTATCTATTCCGTGGAAGGACCTTAATCCCTTACAG GTTGTTGGAGTTGTTGGCTTCATGGATGGCAGACTGGACATTCCGCAAAAACTTGATCCTCGCGTTTCACCTattattgttgattgttggCAAAG CTCACCAGAACTTCGTCCATCATTCGAAGACATTAGCCGAAGAATGACAGAAATAATTCTCTCGTTGGGGGGATTGACATCTAGGAAGAATTCAGGAGGTCTGATATCAAGCTCAGTTTGA
- the LOC132030475 gene encoding protein IQ-DOMAIN 22 isoform X1, giving the protein MGKASKWFRGLLGLKKHDSSPPSNQTPNPTKQTKKKWSFVKSYREKEKEKEKEKDSTFIKSSHYGGGGDGVVASNSLENNAVVSGSVSVVDPTKRAMAVAEATAVVAEAAIAAAQAAAAVVKLTSSGRATTTTSINNNKNNNTSGGAVMTWNGVSLSSSTVAVKRNGVLVDKPEDWAAVVIQSHFRAYLSRRALRALKGLVKLQALVRGHIVRQQTADYLRQIQAITRAQSRARAGRSQVSGSPHSSTKSVQFLHASPTTPEKFEHVIRTRSLKHDETLLLKRNTSKSNWKVIDSEKARIGPQGSSARTSSIDDEKSCDKILEIDTGRPYATPKQRNLFHSSHLSLNSEQYSYSLTTSKESTAHQTVPSPSSCGNHEDLDEACFCTADNSPQFYSASSKGGSSKRGPFTPTKSDGSRSCLSGYSDHPNYMSYTESSKAKVRSMSAPKQRPNYERSSSTKRYSIHGYGESRTNSQKGSLYASFSGKAYPGSGRLDRLGMPVIRADPSGFSGGLRHRY; this is encoded by the exons atggGAAAAGCATCCAAATGGTTTAGAGGTCTTCTTGGCCTCAAAAAACACGACTCATCACCCCCTTCTAACCAAACTCCAAACCCCActaaacaaacaaagaaaaaatggaGCTTTGTTAAATCTtacagagaaaaagaaaaagaaaaagaaaaagaaaaagactctACGTTTATTAAATCATCACActatggtggtggtggtgatggtgtTGTTGCATCAAATTCACTTGAAAACAACGCTGTTGTTAGTGGCAGTGTCAGTGTTGTTGATCCGACAAAGCGTGCGATGGCTGTGGCAGAAGCAACTGCTGTCGTGGCAGAAGCTGCTATTGCTGCAGCACAAGCTGCTGCTGCGGTGGTGAAACTCACTAGTAGTGGTAGAGCTACTACAACTACTAGTattaataataacaaaaataataatactagtGGTGGTGCAGTGATGACGTGGAATGGTGTTTCTCTAAGTTCCTCTACGGTGGCTGTCAAAAGAAACGGAGTCTTAGTTGATAAACCTGAAGATTGGGCTGCTGTTGTTATACAATCACATTTTCGAGCTTATTTG TCGAGGAGAGCTTTAAGAGCGTTGAAGGGGCTAGTGAAGCTTCAAGCACTGGTGAGAGGTCACATTGTGAGGCAACAAACTGCTGATTATCTACGGCAAATACAAGCAATAACCAGAGCTCAGTCGAGGGCTCGTGCTGGGCGGTCACAGGTCTCAGGATCCCCTCACTCAAGCACTAAGTCTGTTCAATTTCTTCATGCT AGTCCTACAACTCCAGAGAAATTCGAGCATGTTATCCGCACAAGGAGCTTAAAGCACGATGAAACACTTCTGCTCAAG aggaatacCTCGAAATCAAATTGGAAGGTGATTGATTCGGAAAAGGCACGAATTGGACCCCAAGGATCTTCTGCAAGGACCAGTTCTATTGATGATGAAAAGAGTTGTGACAAGATCCTCGAGATAGATACCGGGAGACCATATGCTACGCCTAAACAAAGGAACCTCTTCCACTCCTCACATCTTAGCTTGAATTCTGAACAATACAGCTATAGCTTAACAACATCGAAGGAATCGACAGCTCATCAAACGGTTCCCAGCCCATCGTCCTgtggaaatcatgaagatctTGATGAAGCTTGCTTCTGTACTGCTGACAATAGCCCTCAGTTTTACTCGGCTTCATCAAAAGGCGGTAGCTCAAAGAGGGGCCCGTTTACTCCAACTAAGAGCGACGGTTCAAGAAGTTGCTTGAGTGGTTACTCTGATCATCCTAACTACATGTCCTACACCGAGTCCTCGAAAGCTAAGGTACGCTCAATGAGCGCACCGAAACAGAGGCCTAACTATGAGAGATCGAGCTCAACAAAAAGGTACTCGATTCACGGGTACGGTGAGTCAAGAACTAACTCACAAAAGGGTTCCTTATACGCCAGCTTCAGTGGTAAAGCTTATCCCGGTTCGGGTAGATTAGACCGGCTTGGTATGCCGGTTATTAGAGCAGATCCATCTGGATTCAGTGGCGGTCTTCGACACAGATACTAA
- the LOC132030475 gene encoding protein IQ-DOMAIN 22 isoform X2, with protein MGKASKWFRGLLGLKKHDSSPPSNQTPNPTKQTKKKWSFVKSYREKEKEKEKEKDSTFIKSSHYGGGGDGVVASNSLENNAVVSGSVSVVDPTKRAMAVAEATAVVAEAAIAAAQAAAAVVKLTSSGRATTTTSINNNKNNNTSGGAVMTWNGVSLSSSTVAVKRNGVLVDKPEDWAAVVIQSHFRAYLSRRALRALKGLVKLQALVRGHIVRQQTADYLRQIQAITRAQSRARAGRSQSPTTPEKFEHVIRTRSLKHDETLLLKRNTSKSNWKVIDSEKARIGPQGSSARTSSIDDEKSCDKILEIDTGRPYATPKQRNLFHSSHLSLNSEQYSYSLTTSKESTAHQTVPSPSSCGNHEDLDEACFCTADNSPQFYSASSKGGSSKRGPFTPTKSDGSRSCLSGYSDHPNYMSYTESSKAKVRSMSAPKQRPNYERSSSTKRYSIHGYGESRTNSQKGSLYASFSGKAYPGSGRLDRLGMPVIRADPSGFSGGLRHRY; from the exons atggGAAAAGCATCCAAATGGTTTAGAGGTCTTCTTGGCCTCAAAAAACACGACTCATCACCCCCTTCTAACCAAACTCCAAACCCCActaaacaaacaaagaaaaaatggaGCTTTGTTAAATCTtacagagaaaaagaaaaagaaaaagaaaaagaaaaagactctACGTTTATTAAATCATCACActatggtggtggtggtgatggtgtTGTTGCATCAAATTCACTTGAAAACAACGCTGTTGTTAGTGGCAGTGTCAGTGTTGTTGATCCGACAAAGCGTGCGATGGCTGTGGCAGAAGCAACTGCTGTCGTGGCAGAAGCTGCTATTGCTGCAGCACAAGCTGCTGCTGCGGTGGTGAAACTCACTAGTAGTGGTAGAGCTACTACAACTACTAGTattaataataacaaaaataataatactagtGGTGGTGCAGTGATGACGTGGAATGGTGTTTCTCTAAGTTCCTCTACGGTGGCTGTCAAAAGAAACGGAGTCTTAGTTGATAAACCTGAAGATTGGGCTGCTGTTGTTATACAATCACATTTTCGAGCTTATTTG TCGAGGAGAGCTTTAAGAGCGTTGAAGGGGCTAGTGAAGCTTCAAGCACTGGTGAGAGGTCACATTGTGAGGCAACAAACTGCTGATTATCTACGGCAAATACAAGCAATAACCAGAGCTCAGTCGAGGGCTCGTGCTGGGCGGTCACAG AGTCCTACAACTCCAGAGAAATTCGAGCATGTTATCCGCACAAGGAGCTTAAAGCACGATGAAACACTTCTGCTCAAG aggaatacCTCGAAATCAAATTGGAAGGTGATTGATTCGGAAAAGGCACGAATTGGACCCCAAGGATCTTCTGCAAGGACCAGTTCTATTGATGATGAAAAGAGTTGTGACAAGATCCTCGAGATAGATACCGGGAGACCATATGCTACGCCTAAACAAAGGAACCTCTTCCACTCCTCACATCTTAGCTTGAATTCTGAACAATACAGCTATAGCTTAACAACATCGAAGGAATCGACAGCTCATCAAACGGTTCCCAGCCCATCGTCCTgtggaaatcatgaagatctTGATGAAGCTTGCTTCTGTACTGCTGACAATAGCCCTCAGTTTTACTCGGCTTCATCAAAAGGCGGTAGCTCAAAGAGGGGCCCGTTTACTCCAACTAAGAGCGACGGTTCAAGAAGTTGCTTGAGTGGTTACTCTGATCATCCTAACTACATGTCCTACACCGAGTCCTCGAAAGCTAAGGTACGCTCAATGAGCGCACCGAAACAGAGGCCTAACTATGAGAGATCGAGCTCAACAAAAAGGTACTCGATTCACGGGTACGGTGAGTCAAGAACTAACTCACAAAAGGGTTCCTTATACGCCAGCTTCAGTGGTAAAGCTTATCCCGGTTCGGGTAGATTAGACCGGCTTGGTATGCCGGTTATTAGAGCAGATCCATCTGGATTCAGTGGCGGTCTTCGACACAGATACTAA